The following coding sequences are from one Saccharomyces cerevisiae S288C chromosome VI, complete sequence window:
- the AIP5 gene encoding Aip5p (Protein that positively regulates actin assembly; forms a homodimer and interacts with G-actin; localization to the bud neck and bud tip requires Spa2p; YFR016C is not an essential gene) has product MVESLTVENQEHNVQPPSVTSAGDSYSTLATDLPLPSTNDIIESRDQLTESDLDEAINATENFAQELSSQRKSSKLKGHKKKNQGQIKANRDRDTIVKLSSSVGETEEASTRDAISHDLERKDDVIEIATDTINDATESPTQIPIDVNVVIKETSTNNVAEGTENVPPIKESTGIEVGNSPITRRKKNKKKKTTNRRGRNSSNPADTTDLSKQSTLDSILVGIEEYLQEDGSKNEDIKVNIVQDEPVNVEKMDIRTRNESSDKTFDIDVPNKDNVDETSSKSENNINEEKAEHTLPREENEILNVNEGNAASFKHQLEPHGLEAGDENGQASTKDVESESLTKNGFNFKENESKHLKAGEKQQTESDRDGISPSVLAKNQKETEIGKEDHVFEQKDKEDEKCRKELSVNHENNMSHNFNAAGSDSIIPPETERETYDDETMGPTKRISDNEKNLQHGTNDISVEVEKEEEEEEEEEENSTFSKVKKENVTGEQEAVRNNEVSGTEEESTSKGEEIMGGDEKQSEAGEKSSIIEIEGSANSAKISKDNLVLEDEAEAPTQENKPTEVVGEIDIPDAPRDDVEIVEAVEKNIIPEDLEVAKEDQEGEQVKLDEPVKAMKDDKIAMRGAESISEDMKKKQEGTAELSNEKAKKEVDETARESAEGVEVEKSKTPESPKVVKRCTSGRPEDLQINERDPEVLKEDVRVPDEDVKPEIATTIENSEEEDPKSQRVQISTEQAETTQKDMGDVGSTTSFKEEEKPKRFEITQEGDKITGKDTNHEHGEATEAASENSKASDVGTAEKYIEPSSESVKKDTEEDAEVENSEKTEFIKVKAELENLDAPKEAEVTAELNKENEDVEVDTEEDAEVENSEKTEFIKVKAELGNLDAPKEAEVTAELNKENEDVEVAATSKEDIETKCSEPAETPIEDGTCTEAEVSKKDAEAVTKEDENMENSKIAEALKDVTGDQEIDDINISDEFQRTVELPELEKQDIKDNKGEDKELEVEETEKETSLPDLVVEENITEEKNEIKQEEEEVSQLDFNETESISKEAPNNDENGFEDQSTRENPKKASADDIFKDILDETNEFLEQLKIVDDSELNALLQSLDAKDSTTQTTEQSKKNNDKPQDVITTSEIRKLNEKEPVYIYTSLAGGGFHMIPRTNRLSTILTANRIPFTYRDLGTDDEARKVWKTFSKGRSLPGVVRGHNDLIGNWEEIEEANEDYKLRELIYDTI; this is encoded by the coding sequence ATGGTAGAATCTTTGACTGTAGAAAATCAGGAACACAATGTTCAACCCCCATCGGTAACTAGTGCTGGAGATTCGTATTCGACACTTGCTACAGATCTTCCCTTACCAAGTACGAATGATATTATAGAAAGTCGAGATCAACTTACAGAAAGTGACTTAGATGAAGCGATAAATGCCACTGAGAATTTTGCACAGGAATTATCATCTCAAAGGAAATCTTCTAAATTGAAAGGtcataaaaagaaaaaccagGGACAAATAAAGGCGAATCGTGACAGAGATACTATTGTAAAACTTTCCAGTTCTGTTGGTGAAACCGAGGAAGCTTCCACACGGGATGCAATCTCTCatgatttggaaagaaaagacgACGTAATAGAGATAGCCACAGATACAATAAATGACGCTACAGAATCTCCCACACAGATCCCAATAGACGTCAATGTAGTTATCAAAGAAACTTCTACTAACAATGTAGCGGAAGGCACAGAAAATGTACCACCAATCAAAGAATCCACAGGAATTGAGGTTGGCAATAGCCCAATTacgagaagaaaaaaaaacaaaaagaaaaaaaccaCGAATAGAAGAGGTCgtaattcttcaaatccTGCAGATACTACTGATTTGTCAAAACAGTCAACTTTAGATTCCATACTAGTAGGCATTGAAGAGTACCTACAGGAAGATGGTTCAAAGAACGAGGATATCAAAGTAAATATTGTCCAAGATGAGCCTGTTAATGTCGAAAAAATGGATATCAGAACCAGAAATGAATCTAGTGACAAAACCTTCGACATAGATGTGCCTAACAAAGATAATGTTGACGAAACTTCCTCAAAGTCCGAGAACAATATCAACGAGGAAAAGGCAGAACATACCTTACCTCGAGAAGAGAATGAGATCTTAAATGTTAATGAGGGAAATGCAGCTTCTTTTAAACACCAACTAGAGCCGCACGGTTTGGAGGCAGGTGATGAAAATGGGCAAGCGTCTACTAAGGATGTTGAAAGTGAAAGTTTAACTAAGAATGGgtttaatttcaaagagaACGAATCAAAACATTTGAAAGCTGGGGAAAAGCAGCAGACTGAAAGTGATAGAGACGGAATAAGTCCTTCAGTTCTTGcaaaaaatcagaaagaAACAGAAATCGGGAAAGAAGACCATGTTTTTGAACAGAAGGATaaagaagacgaaaaaTGTAGGAAAGAATTATCTGTTAATCATGAGAATAACATGAGCCATAATTTTAACGCAGCTGGTAGTGATAGTATCATCCCTCCAGAAACTGAGCGAGAGACTTATGATGACGAAACGATGGGACCAACAAAGCGCATTAgtgacaatgaaaaaaatctacaACACGGTACTAACGATATATCTGtagaagttgaaaaagaagaagaagaagaagaagaagaagaagaaaattcgactttttcaaaagttaaaaaagaaaatgtaaCCGGGGAGCAAGAAGCTGtaagaaataatgaagtGTCCGGTACCGAAGAAGAATCTACATCAAAAGGAGAGGAAATTATGGGGGGAGATGAAAAGCAGTCAGAAGCGGGAGAAAAATCTTCCATTATTGAAATAGAGGGAAGCGCAAACTCTgcaaaaatttctaaagATAACCTTGTTCTTGAAGATGAAGCTGAAGCACCTACTCAGGAAAACAAGCCTACGGAAGTTGTCGGAGAAATCGATATACCTGACGCGCCTAGGGATGATGTAGAGATTGTTGAGGctgtggaaaaaaatataataccTGAAGATCTCGAGGTTGCCAAAGAAGATCAAGAAGGGGAACAAGTCAAGCTGGATGAACCTGTTAAGGCCATGaaagatgataaaataGCAATGAGAGGTGCTGAGTCTATCAGTGAAGAcatgaaaaagaagcaagaGGGGACTGCTGAGCTTTCCAACgagaaagcaaaaaaagaggtTGATGAAACAGCAAGAGAAAGTGCAGAAGGTGTAGAGGTTGAGAAATCGAAGACTCCTGAGTCTCCAAAAGTAGTTAAGCGTTGTACCTCCGGAAGACCAGAAGATCTTCAAATCAACGAAAGAGATCCTGAGGTTCTAAAGGAAGATGTTAGAGTTCCCGATGAAGATGTAAAGCCAGAAATTGCAACAACCATTGAGAATtccgaagaagaagatccCAAATCCCAGCGCGTTCAAATTTCAACAGAACAAGCTGAAACTACACAAAAGGATATGGGAGATGTAGGATCTACTACTagtttcaaagaagaagaaaaacccAAACGCTTTGAAATTACACAAGAAGGCGATAAAATCACCGGCAAAGATACAAATCATGAACATGGTGAAGCTACTGAGGCTGCGAGCgaaaattcaaaagcaAGTGATGTTGGAACTGCCgaaaaatatatagaaCCTAGCAGCGAATCTGTCAAGAAGGACACCGAGGAAGATGCAGAAGTGGAGAATTCCGAAAAAACTGAATTTATCAAGGTAAAGGCAGAGCTTGAAAATCTTGACGCTCCAAAAGAGGCAGAAGTCACTGCTGAACtgaataaagaaaatgaagatgtGGAAGTTGACACCGAGGAAGATGCAGAAGTGGAGAATTCCGAAAAAACTGAATTTATCAAGGTAAAGGCAGAGCTTGGAAATCTTGACGCTCCAAAAGAGGCAGAAGTCACTGCTGAACtgaataaagaaaatgaagatgtGGAAGTTGCTGCAACTTCAAAAGAAGACATCGAAACAAAATGTTCGGAACCTGCTGAGACTCCAATAGAGGATGGAACATGTACGGAGGCagaagtttcaaaaaaggaTGCGGAAGCCGTGACAAAAGAAGACGAGAATATGGAAAATTCTAAGATTGCTGAGGCGCTCAAAGATGTCACCGGAGATCAAGAGATCGACGATATCAACATTTCAGACGAATTTCAAAGGACAGTCGAATTGCcagaattggaaaaacaAGATATAAAGGATAATAAAGGAGAAGACAAGGAATTGGAAGTAGAAGAAacagagaaagaaacttctCTTCCTGATCTTGTAGTGGAAGAAAACATCACGgaggaaaagaatgaaattaagcaagaagaagaggaggtATCCCAGTTAGACTTCAATGAAACAGAGTCAATCAGTAAAGAAGCCCCAAACAATGACGAAAATGGATTTGAAGATCAAAGTACAAGGGAAAATCCCAAGAAAGCAAGTGCAGATGACATCTTCAAAGATATTTTGGACGAAACGAATGAGTTTTTAGAGCAACTAAAAATTGTTGATGATTCTGAACTAAACGCTCTACTCCAATCACTAGATGCGAAAGACTCCACAACTCAAACTACTGAGCAATCCAAGAAAAACAATGACAAGCCACAAGACGTAATAACGACTAGCGAGATCCGGAAGCTGAATGAAAAGGAAcctgtatatatatacacgTCACTAGCCGGAGGCGGTTTCCATATGATCCCCAGAACAAATCGCTTAAGCACAATCCTGACGGCCAACCGAATCCCGTTCACCTACAGAGATCTTGGCACAGATGATGAAGCGAGAAAAGTTTGGAAGACTTTCAGCAAGGGTAGGAGTCTTCCAGGTGTGGTCAGAGGACACAATGACTTAATCGGGAACTGGgaagaaatagaagaagCTAACGAAGACTACAAATTGCGGGAACTCATTTACGATACTATTTAA
- a CDS encoding uncharacterized protein (hypothetical protein; SWAT-GFP and seamless GFP fusion proteins localize to the endoplasmic reticulum and mCherry fusion protein localizes to the vacuole): MGMKYVLPLRLIGLAYLLVLFQVHRVTGWELSYEQYHAAHLNEAINPDSGWNKSTKNLLLPFNRTRVPGSEGSREIQRFIIEHFNNTLAGEWAVETQAFEENGYRFNNLVMTLQNNASEYLVLAAHYDTKIAPTGMVGAIDSAASCAALLYTAQFLTHIACHERTKEYNDLESNTVVSNSTLGVKIVFFDGEEAIEEWGPEDSIYGARRLAAQWLADGTMTRIRLLFLLDLLGSGEEEPLVPSYYAETHQEYQLLNRIEDDLLFRRGDEINGESALAAEVARQRKHLDPTDYRFLGLGHSVIGDDHTPFLAAGVPVLHAIPLPFPSTWHTVDDDFRHLDAAETRHWALLVCEFVVQSLRSRNQ; this comes from the coding sequence ATGGGAATGAAGTACGTATTGCCTTTGCGACTAATTGGTCTAGCGTACCTGTTGGTGCTATTTCAGGTGCATAGGGTAACTGGGTGGGAGTTGTCATATGAGCAGTACCATGCAGCGCATCTGAACGAAGCTATCAACCCAGACAGCGGTTGGAACAAAAGTACCAAGAACCTGCTGTTGCCTTTTAACAGAACGCGCGTACCCGGATCGGAAGGCTCGCGCGAGATCCAGCGCTTCATCATCGAGCACTTCAACAATACGCTGGCGGGAGAATGGGCCGTTGAGACGCAAGCCTTTGAGGAGAACGGTTACCGCTTCAATAACCTTGTTATGACATTACAAAACAATGCGAGCGAGTACTTAGTGCTCGCTGCTCATTATGATACCAAGATAGCGCCCACGGGGATGGTGGGCGCTATCGACAGTGCCGCCTCGTGTGCCGCGCTGCTATATACGGCCCAGTTCCTAACGCACATCGCGTGCCACGAGCGCACGAAAGAGTACAATGACTTAGAGTCGAACACTGTAGTATCGAATTCTACCTTGGGTGTAAAGATCGTATTCTTTGATGGAGAGGAGGCCATTGAAGAGTGGGGCCCCGAGGACTCGATTTATGGAGCACGCCGATTAGCCGCCCAATGGCTTGCTGACGGCACGATGACAAGAATTCGCctattatttcttctggATCTTTTAGGAAGTGGCGAAGAGGAGCCGCTAGTGCCCAGCTACTATGCAGAGACACATCAAGAATATCAGCTGCTCAATCGAATAGAGGATGACTTGTTATTTCGACGTGGAGATGAAATCAACGGCGAATCGGCATTAGCCGCCGAAGTCGCGCGTCAACGCAAACATCTGGACCCCACGGACTATCGATTTTTAGGGCTCGGGCATTCGGTCATCGGAGACGACCACACGCCATTCCTGGCCGCCGGAGTACCCGTATTACATGCAATCCCGCTACCATTCCCAAGTACATGGCACACCGTGGATGATGACTTCCGGCACTTAGACGCCGCGGAGACTCGTCACTGGGCGCTGCTTGTGTGCGAATTTGTAGTACAGTCACTACGCTCCCGTAACCAGTGA
- the GSY1 gene encoding glycogen (starch) synthase GSY1 (Glycogen synthase; expression induced by glucose limitation, nitrogen starvation, environmental stress, and entry into stationary phase; GSY1 has a paralog, GSY2, that arose from the whole genome duplication; relocalizes from nucleus to cytoplasmic foci upon DNA replication stress), which produces MARDLQNHLLFEVATEVTNRVGGIYSVLKSKAPVTVAQYGDNYTLLGPLNKATYESEVEKLDWEDESIFPEELLPIQKTLMSMREKGVNFVYGNWLIEGAPRVILFELDSVRHFLNEWKADLWSLVGIPSPEHDHETNDAILLGYVVVWFLGEVSKLDSSHAIIGHFHEWLAGVALPLCRKKRIDVVTIFTTHATLLGRYLCAAGDVDFYNNLQYFDVDQEAGKRGIYHRYCIERAAAHTADVFTTVSQITALEAEHLLKRKPDGILPNGLNVVKFQAVHEFQNLHALKKDKINDFVRGHFHGCFDFDLDNTVYFFIAGRYEYKNKGADMFIESLARLNYRLKVSGSKKTVVAFLIMPAKTNSFTVEALKSQAIVKSLENTVNEVTASIGKRIFEHTMRYPHNGLESELPTNLDELLKSSEKVLLKKRVLALRRPYGELPPVVTHNMCDDANDPILNQIRHVRLFNDSSDRVKVIFHPEFLNANNPILGLDYDEFVRGCHLGVFPSYYEPWGYTPAECTVMGVPSITTNVSGFGAYMEDLIETDQAKDYGIYIVDRRFKSPDESVEQLADYMEEFVNKTRRQRINQRNRTERLSDLLDWKRMGLEYVKARQLGLRRAYPEQFKQLVGETISDANMNTLAGGKKFKIARPLSVPGSPKVRSNSTVYMTPGDLGTLQDANNADDYFNLSTNGAIDNDDDDNDTSAYYEDN; this is translated from the coding sequence ATGGCTCGTGACTTACAAAATCATCTACTGTTCGAAGTAGCAACAGAAGTAACTAACAGGGTTGGTGGTATTTACTCTGTCTTGAAGTCCAAGGCTCCAGTCACTGTGGCACAATACGGAGACAACTATACGCTGCTTGGACCTTTGAACAAGGCGACTTATGAAAGTGAGGTTGAAAAACTTGACTGGGAAGATGAAAGTATCTTTCCTGAAGAGCTGTTACCGATCCAAAAAACTTTGATGTCCATGCGGGAAAAGGGTGTGAACTTTGTCTACGGTAACTGGTTGATTGAGGGAGCACCACGTGTCATTTTATTTGAGCTGGATTCTGTAAGACACTTTTTGAACGAATGGAAGGCTGACCTATGGTCTCTCGTCGGAATTCCATCACCAGAGCATGATCACGAAACAAACGATGCCATATTGTTGGGTTATGTTGTTGTGTGGTTTTTGGGAGAAGTTTCAAAACTGGACAGTAGCCATGCCATCATTGGCCATTTCCATGAATGGCTAGCTGGTGTAGCCCTGCCATTGtgtagaaagaaaagaattgaTGTTGTAACGATTTTCACCACGCACGCAACTTTATTGGGTAGATACTTGTGTGCCGCTGGTGATGTAGATTTTTATAACAATCTACAGTATTTTGATGTGGACCAAGAAGCTGGTAAGAGAGGCATATATCATAGGTACTGCATTGAGCGCGCTGCGGCTCATACTGCCGATGTTTTTACGACTGTGTCGCAAATCACTGCATTAGAAGCGGAGCATTTGTTGAAGAGGAAACCGGATGGCATTTTGCCCAATGGTTTGAACGTTGTTAAGTTTCAAGCAGTAcatgaatttcaaaatctgcATGCCCTGAAAAAGGACAAAATTAATGATTTCGTCAGAGGCCATTTCCATGGTTGTTTTGATTTCGATCTAGACAACACagtttatttctttatcgCTGGTAGATATGAATACAAAAACAAAGGTGCTGACATGTTCATTGAATCATTGGCTCGTCTCAATTACAGATTGAAGGTTTCTGGATCCAAGAAGACGGTGGTAGCGTTTTTGATCATGCCTGCCAAAACCAATTCCTTCACTGTGGAGGCACTGAAAAGCCAAGCCATTGTAAAATCTTTGGAAAATACTGTTAATGAGGTCACCGCATCCATTGGGAAGAGAATTTTCGAGCATACGATGAGATACCCTCATAATGGCCTAGAATCAGAGTTGcccactaatttagatgagCTGTTGAAGAGTTCTGAAAAGGTTTTGCTGAAGAAAAGGGTATTGGCGCTGAGAAGACCTTACGGGGAATTGCCTCCGGTAGTCACACATAACATGTGCGATGATGCTAACGATCCAATTTTAAACCAAATTAGACATGTTAGATTATTCAATGATTCGAGTGATCGTGTAAAAGTGATTTTCCATCCTGAATTCTTAAACGCCAATAACCCTATCCTTGGTTTGGATTATGACGAGTTTGTTCGCGGCTGTCACTTGGGTGTTTTTCCATCCTATTACGAACCATGGGGGTACACGCCAGCAGAATGTACCGTCATGGGTGTCCCATCTATCACAACAAACGTTTCTGGGTTCGGTGCCTACATGGAAGACTTGATTGAAACAGACCAAGCGAAAGACTATGGTATTTATATTGTAGACCGTCGTTTCAAGAGCCCTGATGAATCTGTCGAGCAATTAGCAGACTACATGGAAGAGTTTGTAAACAAGACCAGAAGACAAAGAATCAACCAAAGAAACAGAACCGAAAGACTATCAGACTTGTTAGATTGGAAGAGAATGGGGTTGGAATACGTTAAGGCTAGACAGTTGGGTCTTCGTAGGGCCTATCCAGAGCAGTTCAAGCAACTGGTGGGTGAAACAATTAGTGACGCCAATATGAATACTCTTGCCGGTGGCAAGAAATTCAAGATTGCCAGGCCTTTGAGTGTACCCGGATCCCCCAAAGTAAGGTCCAATAGTACTGTTTACATGACTCCGGGCGATTTAGGTACCCTTCAAGATGCTAATAATGCAGATGACTATTTTAATTTGAGCACGAATGGAGCCATCGacaatgacgatgatgacaaCGATACGTCTGCATACTACGAGGATAATTAA
- the IGD1 gene encoding Igd1p (Cytoplasmic protein that inhibits Gdb1p glycogen debranching activity; required for normal intracellular accumulation of glycogen; phosphorylated in vivo; expression increases during wine fermentation; protein abundance increases in response to DNA replication stress; IGD1 has a paralog, YOL024W, that arose from the whole genome duplication), whose product MTDPHLNTPQVSTSPTFERSQDFLNIDEPPCAQETPSVSTFNLPGPSAPAQSVDKPVPMIRRRSTNYMDALNSREQARERESSIGEHAPGAERRSSGPMDFQNTIHNMQYRTTNDSDLSHAGVDMGDSISHTPICSRAGNRPIFKNSYLDNNSNGNSARVPHGSPPQLGTRRKSSFKYEDFKKDIYNQLHMFGEK is encoded by the coding sequence ATGACAGATCCCCACTTGAACACGCCCCAAGTGAGCACGTCACCCACATTTGAAAGATCACAGGACTTCCTCAACATCGACGAACCGCCCTGTGCACAGGAAACACCTAGTGTTTCTACATTCAACCTCCCGGGTCCAAGCGCTCCCGCTCAAAGCGTAGACAAGCCAGTCCCCATGATTAGACGGCGGTCTACCAATTATATGGACGCACTAAATTCCAGGGAACAAGCCCGGGAACGCGAAAGCAGTATCGGGGAGCACGCCCCGGGAGCCGAACGTAGGAGTAGCGGACCCATGGATTTCCAGAATACTATCCACAATATGCAATACAGGACCACTAACGACTCTGACCTGAGCCACGCTGGCGTGGATATGGGTGACTCCATCTCCCATACACCGATCTGTTCTCGTGCTGGCAACAGAcccattttcaaaaactcgTACCTtgacaacaacagcaatgGTAACAGCGCAAGAGTCCCACACGGCTCTCCTCCACAGTTGGGCACGCGTAGAAAGTCGTCTTTTAAGTACGAGGACTTTAAGAAGGACATCTATAACCAGCTTCACATGTTTGGAGAGAAGTAA